From Marmota flaviventris isolate mMarFla1 chromosome X, mMarFla1.hap1, whole genome shotgun sequence, the proteins below share one genomic window:
- the LOC139703304 gene encoding zinc finger protein 709-like — protein MISVTFEDVAVNFIQEEWDLLDASQKNLYRDVMLEVLRNLASIGIKCDEKNIENQIKNFGSNQRQITSHCGPERSKHEECEEKPCELKQYRKSLVSLKSVHTQMLTQTGDGPYESTVCGKVISCSNDIERHEDSHTGWQPDECQQCDEASSSPTDVQSHTKTHRGGKAFQCEVCGKAFHSPTLFRKHERTHSGEKPHECKEGGKTLVSPTGLHSHVITHTGKVLFKCNVCGKDFAYRSLFRIHQRKHTREKPYESQQCGKAYTTLSCLQIHEQIHTDEETNECQQCGKFFPTSLSLDRHGRMHTGEKPYQCQQCGKAYTTSSYLQIHEQMHAGEKPNECQQCGKVFTTSSSLHRHERTHTGEKPYECEQCGKAFTNSSILHTHEKSHTGEKPYECQQCGKAFSTSSYLQIHERTHSGEKPYECKQCGKAFTNSSILRRHERTHMKKKPYQCQQCGKAFTTLSYLQIHEQMHTGENTNECQQCGKVFTTSSSLHRHERTHTGEKPYQCQQCGKAYSSSSYLQIHEQIHTGEKPNECQQCGKVFTTSFSLHRHEWTHTGEKPYECNQCGKSFALSSTLHSHKKTHTKKKPYECQQCGKVFTTSFNLHRHERMHTGEKPYECKQCGKAFTKSSKLHRHERMHTGEKPYECKQCGKAFTMSSKLHRHEKTHTGEKPYECQQCGKAFSSSSYLQIHERSHTGEKPYGCKQCGKAFTDSCKLHRHERTHTTEKPYECQQCGKACTTSFSLYRHERTHSGEKPYQCEQCGKVYRTASHLHIHEQTHSGVKPYECKQCGKAFARSSQLHKHEQTHTGEKPYECKQCGKAFAESSQLHRHERTHSGEKPYECQQCGKAFATSSHLKSHGRTHTGEKPYECKQCGKAFAQSHHLHRHAKTHTEEKSYEYQQCGEPLDTSSEPHVHGSIHAEEKPNEYQQCGKVFFLVFLSQT, from the exons ATG ATCtcagtgacctttgaggatgtggctgtgaacttcaTTCAGGAGGAGTGGGATTTGCTGGATGCTTCCCAGAAGAACCtttacagagatgtgatgctggaAGTCCTCAGAAACCTGGCATCTATAG GAATCAAATGTGATGAGAAGAACATTGAAAATCAGATCAAAAATTTTGGGAGCAATCAAAG GCAGATCACATCTCACTGTGGACCCGAACGCTCCAAGCatgaagaatgtgaagagaagccATGTGAATTGAAACAATACAGGAAATCTCTGGTTTCTCTCAAAAGTGTTCACACACAAATGTTAACACAAACTGGAGATGGACCCTATGAAAGTACAGTATGTGGGAAAGTCATCAGTTGTTCCAATGACATTGAGAGGCATGAAGATTCTCATACTGGGTGGCAACCtgatgaatgtcaacaatgtgatGAAGCCTCATCTTCTCCCACAGATGTTCAAAGTCACACAAAAACACATAGGGGAGGTAAAGCTTTTCAATGTGAggtatgtgggaaagcctttcatTCCCCcactttatttagaaaacatgaaagaactcattctGGAGAGAAACCCCATGAGTGTAAAGAAGGTGGTAAAACCTTGGTTTCACCCACAGGTCTTCACAGTCACGTGATCACGCACACTGGGAAAGTACTTTTCAAATGTAACGTATGTGGGAAAGACTTTGCTTACCGAAGTTTATTTagaatacatcagagaaaacatactagagagaaaccctatgaaagtcaacaatgtggaaaagcctacaCTACTTTGTCTTGCcttcagatacatgaacaaaTCCATACTGATGAGGAAACCAATGAATGCCAACAATGTGGAAAATTCTTCCCTACTTCTTTATCCCTTGACAGACATGGACGaatgcatactggagagaagccctatcaatgtcaacaatgtggaaaagcctacaCTACTTCATCttaccttcagatacatgaacaaatgcatgctggagagaagcccaatgaatgccaacaatgtggaaaagtcttcactacttcttcttcccttcacagacatgaacggacacatactggagagaagccctatgaatgtgaacagtgtggcaaagccttcactaaCTCCTCTATACTTCACACACATGAAAAAtctcatactggggagaagccctatgaatgtcaacaatgtgggaaagccttcagtacTTCTTCTTACCTTCAGATACATGAGCGGACTCAtagtggggagaagccctatgaatgtaagcagtgtggcaaagccttcactaaCTCCTCTATACTTCGCAGACATGAAAGAACACATATGAAAAAGAAACCCTatcaatgtcaacaatgtgggaaagccttcactacTTTGTCttaccttcagatacatgaacaaatgcatactggagagaataccaatgaatgccaacaatgtggaaaagtcttcactacttcttcttcccttcacaGACATGAACGAACGCATACCGGAGAGAAGCCCTatcaatgtcaacaatgtggaaaagcctacaGTAGTTCATCttaccttcagatacatgaacaaatccatactggagagaagcccaatgaatgccaacaatgtggaaaagtcttcACTACTTCTTTTTCCCTTCACCGACATGAATGgacgcatactggagagaagccttatgaaTGTAATCAGTGTGGCAAATCTTTTGCTCTATCGTCTACCCTTCACTCACATAAAAAAACTCATACGAAAAAGAAACcatatgaatgtcaacaatgtggaaaagtcttcactacttcttttaaccttcacagacatgaacgaatgcatactggagagaagccgtatgaatgtaagcagtgtggcaaagccttcactaaGTCCTCTAAACTTCACAGACATGAACGaatgcatactggagagaagccctatgaatgtaagcagtgtggcaaagccttcactatGTCCTCTAAACTTCACAgacatgaaaaaactcatactggggagaagccctatgaatgtcaacaatgtgggaaagccttcagttcttcttcctaccttcagatacatgagcggtctcatactggggagaagccctatggatgtaagcagtgtggcaaagccttcactgaCTCCTGTAAACTTCACAGACATGAAAGAACACATACTacagagaaaccctatgaatgtcaacaatgtgggaaagcctgcACTACTTCTTTTTCCCTCTACAGACATGAACGGACTCATAGTGGAGAAAAGCCCTATCAATGTgaacaatgtggaaaagtctaCAGAACTGCCTCTCACCTTCACATCCATGAACAAACACATTCTGGAGTgaagccctatgagtgtaagcagtgtggaaaagcctttgctagatcTTCTCAGCTTCACAAACATGaacaaactcatactggagagaagccctatgaatgtaaacagtgtggcaaagcctttgctgaATCTTCTCAGCTTCACAGACATGAACGAACTCATAgcggagagaagccctatgaatgtcaacaatgtggaaaagcctttgctacatccaGTCACCTTAAGAGTCatggaagaacacatactggagagaagccctatgaatgtaagcagtgtggcaaagccttcgcTCAATCCCATCATCTTCACAGACATGCAAAAACGCATACTGAAGAGAAGTCTTATGAATATCAACAATGTGGAGAACCCCTTGACACATCCAGTGAACCTCACGTACATGGAAGTATTCATGCAGAAGAGAAGCCTAATGAATaccaacaatgtggaaaagtctttttcttggtttttctttcacAGACATGA